From the Crateriforma spongiae genome, one window contains:
- a CDS encoding Lacal_2735 family protein, producing the protein MFGNRKDKLQAKYNKLMQESYELSTVNRKKSDEKRAEAEEIGRQIDELEKQA; encoded by the coding sequence ATGTTTGGAAATCGCAAAGACAAGCTGCAGGCAAAGTACAACAAGCTGATGCAAGAGTCGTATGAACTCTCGACCGTGAATCGGAAAAAGAGCGACGAAAAGCGTGCCGAAGCCGAAGAGATTGGGCGACAAATCGATGAACTCGAGAAGCAAGCATAA
- a CDS encoding SOUL family heme-binding protein: protein MTRKMFHLGVLVGAAVLGTAAWTMTARAGYESAEYKVVETDGDIEIREYPDLMLAATSSKLDSQGRDGSFMRLFRYISGNNESDQKIAMTTPVFMEGDSGLSDVSMGFVMPKEVAVKGVPDPKSDGVEIRRREGGRFAVIRFSGRMDSKLAKKQEARLRDWMKSRGLEGETTAEAAGYDPPFTPGPLGRNEILIRLKQSSDETPSVDGSMRHGDL from the coding sequence ATGACACGCAAAATGTTTCATCTGGGGGTGCTCGTGGGGGCCGCTGTGCTCGGGACCGCCGCGTGGACGATGACGGCGAGAGCCGGATACGAGTCAGCGGAGTACAAGGTCGTTGAAACCGATGGCGATATCGAAATCCGCGAATACCCCGATCTGATGCTGGCGGCGACAAGCTCGAAGCTGGATTCGCAGGGGCGGGATGGCAGTTTCATGCGGCTGTTTCGATACATCAGCGGCAACAACGAAAGCGACCAAAAGATCGCGATGACGACGCCGGTTTTCATGGAGGGCGATAGCGGCTTGTCGGACGTTTCGATGGGTTTTGTGATGCCCAAGGAAGTTGCGGTCAAAGGTGTGCCGGATCCCAAGAGCGACGGGGTCGAGATCCGCCGACGTGAAGGCGGCCGCTTTGCCGTCATTCGATTTTCAGGGCGGATGGATTCGAAACTCGCAAAGAAGCAAGAGGCACGGTTGCGGGATTGGATGAAGTCCCGTGGGCTTGAGGGAGAAACGACTGCGGAAGCCGCTGGGTACGATCCGCCGTTCACGCCAGGGCCGCTTGGCCGAAACGAGATCCTGATCCGGTTAAAGCAATCCAGCGACGAAACGCCTTCGGTGGACGGGTCGATGCGACATGGGGACCTGTGA
- a CDS encoding four-helix bundle copper-binding protein, which translates to MDRRSVISALAAAPAAVMASTAVRADDQQHSHSHTDGLDLRCALTCSDCVAHCENCVAACLEALADGMDDMMDCIKICQDCADICRACAASDARGGPMSASIMKLCIESCQRCVAECEKHDHPECQACAKACRACIEACQAEQ; encoded by the coding sequence ATGGACCGACGAAGCGTGATTTCCGCCCTTGCCGCTGCACCCGCCGCCGTGATGGCCTCAACCGCAGTGCGAGCCGATGATCAGCAACACAGTCATTCGCACACCGACGGATTGGATCTCCGCTGCGCGTTGACTTGCAGCGACTGCGTCGCGCACTGCGAAAACTGTGTTGCGGCATGCCTGGAAGCTCTGGCTGATGGCATGGACGACATGATGGATTGCATCAAGATCTGCCAGGACTGTGCCGACATCTGCCGAGCGTGCGCGGCCAGCGATGCACGTGGCGGTCCGATGTCCGCATCGATCATGAAGCTGTGCATCGAAAGTTGTCAAAGGTGTGTCGCCGAGTGCGAAAAGCACGACCATCCCGAATGCCAGGCTTGTGCGAAAGCGTGTCGGGCATGCATCGAAGCGTGCCAGGCAGAGCAGTGA